In a single window of the Campylobacter hyointestinalis subsp. lawsonii genome:
- a CDS encoding MinD/ParA family protein: MDQADKLRELMSAPSKPKKSTHFIAVTSGKGGVGKSTISANLANILAKNGYKIALFDADIGLANLDVILNVKIKKNILNVLKGECTLSDILIQVKEGLTLIPGDSGDEIFKFNDQFLMEKFLEEANSLDEFDFLIIDTGAGIGLNTQLFLNACDEIIVVTVPDPAAITDAYATIKITSKMKKDIFMLLNMVKNESEAIKIYENIKKVAKLNIKNELNLDLLGYIEADKIISKSIKQRTLFSDDAPHIGPSIELKKAASKLLYKLERKVLSDKEDRSFGGFFKRLVEQF, encoded by the coding sequence ATGGATCAAGCAGATAAGCTAAGAGAACTTATGTCAGCGCCATCTAAACCGAAAAAATCAACTCACTTTATAGCAGTAACTAGCGGTAAGGGTGGAGTAGGCAAATCCACAATCAGTGCAAATTTAGCAAATATCCTAGCAAAAAATGGTTATAAAATAGCTCTTTTTGATGCAGATATAGGGCTTGCAAATTTAGATGTTATCTTAAATGTAAAGATAAAAAAAAATATCCTAAATGTCTTAAAAGGCGAATGCACACTTAGCGATATCTTGATACAAGTAAAAGAAGGACTTACGCTCATACCAGGAGACAGCGGTGATGAGATATTTAAATTTAATGATCAATTTCTAATGGAAAAGTTTTTAGAAGAAGCAAATTCTCTTGATGAATTTGATTTTCTTATCATAGATACTGGAGCTGGGATAGGTTTAAATACACAGCTATTTTTAAATGCTTGTGATGAGATCATAGTAGTCACAGTGCCAGACCCAGCAGCCATAACAGATGCTTACGCTACTATAAAAATCACTTCTAAAATGAAAAAAGATATTTTTATGCTACTAAATATGGTAAAAAATGAGTCTGAAGCGATAAAAATTTATGAAAATATAAAAAAAGTAGCGAAATTAAATATCAAAAATGAATTAAATTTAGATCTTCTTGGATACATCGAAGCAGATAAGATAATATCAAAGAGCATAAAACAAAGAACTTTATTTAGTGATGACGCTCCTCATATAGGCCCTAGTATAGAGCTAAAAAAGGCGGCAAGCAAACTTCTTTATAAATTGGAACGAAAAGTGCTTAGCGACAAAGAAGATAGAAGCTTCGGCGGCTTTTTTAAGCGTCTAGTAGAACAATTTTAA
- the thrS gene encoding threonine--tRNA ligase, translating to MMSDVIAYKVNGEIVDTQSYDGSGGEEILFDNSKEALDVIRHSCAHLMAAAIKELYPNAKFFVGPSIEDGFYYDMRVSKNDGEKLGESDLEEIEKKMKELALAKIDIVKFNSTKSEVAAKYSGDDLKQEVLKRIPDGVVSLYSQGNFEDICRGPHVPNTIFTRFFKLTRIAGAYLGGDENREMLTRIYGTAYADKESLKEHIRIIEEAKKRDHRKLGAEMKFFTFDDDIGVGLPIWLPNGARLRSRLEHKLYRTHRLRGYEPVRGPEILKSDAWKISGHYANYKENMYFTVIDEQEYGIKPMNCVGHIKVYQSEIRSYRDLPLKFFEYGVVHRHEKSGVLHGLFRVREFTQDDAHLFCMPSQIKENVYEILSFVDTLMSAFGFTYEMEISTKPAKAVGDDEIWEIATKALKDALDEKGLKYGIDEGGGAFYGPKIDIKITDALKRKWQCGTVQVDFNLPKRFDLSYVDENNEKKQPVMLHRAILGSFERFIGILLEHTAGELPFWIAPTQVVIIPIGDDHLKYAKEIYQELLELGVDSEISSKNETLNKKIRTAEKQRVPMIIVLGDNEVTNRGVALRDRRAREQKDLSLDEFLSLVKTKLNEVNF from the coding sequence ATGATGAGCGATGTAATTGCATACAAAGTAAATGGAGAAATAGTTGATACCCAAAGCTACGATGGAAGCGGTGGCGAAGAGATATTATTTGATAATTCAAAAGAAGCGTTAGATGTTATAAGGCACTCCTGTGCTCACTTGATGGCAGCTGCGATAAAAGAGCTGTATCCAAATGCAAAGTTTTTCGTAGGTCCTTCGATAGAGGACGGATTTTATTATGATATGAGAGTTAGCAAAAATGACGGCGAAAAACTAGGCGAAAGCGATCTTGAAGAGATCGAAAAAAAGATGAAAGAGCTCGCACTTGCTAAAATAGACATAGTTAAATTTAATTCTACAAAATCAGAAGTAGCAGCAAAATACTCAGGCGACGATCTAAAACAAGAAGTCTTAAAACGAATTCCAGATGGCGTCGTGAGTTTGTACTCTCAAGGAAATTTTGAAGATATTTGCCGCGGACCTCACGTGCCAAATACGATTTTTACTAGATTTTTCAAGCTTACAAGGATAGCGGGAGCATATCTTGGCGGAGATGAGAATCGCGAAATGCTAACTAGAATTTACGGAACTGCTTACGCCGATAAGGAGAGTCTAAAAGAGCATATTCGTATCATTGAAGAGGCTAAAAAACGCGATCACAGAAAGCTTGGTGCTGAGATGAAGTTTTTCACTTTTGATGATGATATAGGCGTGGGACTTCCTATATGGCTACCAAATGGCGCAAGACTTAGAAGTCGCTTAGAACACAAGCTTTATCGCACTCATAGACTTCGTGGTTATGAGCCTGTTCGTGGCCCTGAAATACTAAAAAGCGATGCTTGGAAGATAAGTGGTCACTATGCGAATTACAAAGAAAATATGTATTTTACCGTGATTGACGAGCAAGAATATGGTATAAAGCCGATGAACTGCGTGGGACACATCAAAGTGTATCAAAGTGAAATTCGTAGTTACCGCGACTTACCGCTTAAATTTTTTGAATACGGCGTAGTTCATAGACATGAAAAAAGTGGCGTTTTACACGGGCTTTTTAGAGTTCGTGAATTTACTCAAGATGATGCTCATTTATTTTGTATGCCAAGCCAGATAAAAGAAAATGTGTATGAAATTCTAAGTTTTGTCGATACCTTGATGAGTGCGTTTGGTTTTACTTATGAGATGGAAATTTCAACAAAACCAGCAAAAGCGGTCGGAGACGATGAAATTTGGGAAATAGCAACAAAAGCACTTAAAGACGCTCTTGATGAAAAAGGGCTGAAATACGGCATAGACGAGGGTGGCGGTGCATTTTACGGACCAAAAATAGATATCAAGATAACTGACGCATTAAAACGTAAATGGCAGTGCGGAACAGTGCAAGTCGATTTTAACTTGCCAAAGAGATTTGATCTTAGCTACGTTGATGAAAATAACGAGAAAAAGCAACCAGTTATGCTTCATAGAGCTATCTTAGGTAGTTTTGAGAGATTTATAGGAATCTTGCTTGAGCATACTGCCGGTGAGCTTCCATTTTGGATAGCGCCGACTCAAGTCGTCATTATCCCTATCGGAGATGACCATTTGAAATATGCAAAAGAAATTTATCAAGAGCTTTTGGAGCTAGGCGTAGATAGCGAAATTTCAAGTAAAAATGAAACATTAAATAAAAAAATAAGAACAGCAGAAAAACAAAGAGTACCGATGATAATCGTACTTGGAGATAATGAGGTCACAAATAGAGGTGTAGCACTTCGTGATAGACGTGCTAGAGAACAAAAAGACTTGAGCTTAGATGAATTCCTAAGTCTTGTCAAAACTAAACTAAATGAGGTGAATTTTTGA
- the fliM gene encoding flagellar motor switch protein FliM translates to MADILSQEEIDALLQAVDEDGDTATTTEVNLHPGDPKQVIIYDFKRPNRVSKEQLRAVKGIHDKLARNLASQISSIMRSIVEIRLHSVDQMTYGEFLMSLPSPTSFNVFSIKPLDGNCVLEINPSIAFPMIDRLLGGNGDGFESNRELTDIEINLLDAILRIMMQRLKESWSMITDMYPNVEAKESSPNVVQIVSQNEIVIMVVMEIIIGNSSGMINLCYPVIYLEPILSRLANRDIMLGETSAKKSRNKELKTLIGRAEVLYEAILGKTVISVNEFLNLKEGDILRLDRSADDKAIVCIDKKDVFLAQIGLHRFRKSIKIEELIKTDKDEIKSILEQYEEERKAKIMGYQEQTEEEVEEEDDDE, encoded by the coding sequence ATGGCTGATATTTTAAGTCAAGAAGAGATCGATGCCCTTTTGCAAGCAGTCGATGAAGACGGAGATACTGCTACTACCACCGAAGTAAATTTACATCCAGGAGATCCAAAACAAGTAATAATCTATGATTTCAAAAGACCAAATCGTGTTAGTAAAGAGCAGCTACGAGCGGTAAAAGGCATACACGATAAGCTTGCACGAAATCTTGCTAGTCAAATTTCAAGCATTATGAGAAGTATAGTCGAAATAAGACTTCACAGCGTGGATCAAATGACTTATGGCGAGTTTTTGATGAGTTTGCCAAGTCCGACTAGCTTTAATGTATTTTCTATAAAACCGCTTGATGGAAACTGCGTTTTAGAGATAAATCCGAGTATTGCTTTTCCTATGATAGATCGTCTTCTAGGCGGAAATGGAGATGGCTTTGAAAGCAACAGAGAGCTTACTGATATCGAGATAAACCTACTTGATGCTATACTTCGCATAATGATGCAACGCCTAAAAGAGAGTTGGTCAATGATAACTGATATGTATCCAAACGTCGAAGCCAAAGAGAGCTCACCAAATGTCGTTCAGATCGTCAGTCAAAATGAAATAGTCATAATGGTAGTTATGGAGATCATCATCGGAAACTCAAGCGGAATGATAAATTTATGTTATCCCGTGATCTATTTAGAGCCGATTTTAAGTCGCCTAGCAAATCGTGATATAATGCTTGGAGAAACAAGTGCTAAAAAAAGTCGTAACAAAGAGCTAAAAACACTCATCGGTCGCGCAGAAGTCCTATATGAAGCGATTTTAGGAAAAACAGTTATCAGTGTAAATGAGTTTTTAAATTTAAAAGAGGGCGATATCTTAAGACTTGATAGAAGTGCCGATGATAAAGCAATAGTTTGTATAGATAAAAAAGATGTATTTTTAGCACAAATTGGACTTCATAGATTTAGAAAATCCATAAAGATAGAAGAGCTTATCAAAACCGATAAAGACGAGATAAAATCGATATTAGAACAATATGAAGAAGAGAGAAAAGCTAAAATCATGGGATATCAAGAGCAAACCGAAGAAGAAGTAGAGGAAGAAGATGATGATGAATAA
- a CDS encoding proton-conducting transporter membrane subunit, producing MLEFIYLGFFLLGILGLAGYKAPNLISYVIFTLLSILCFVASIFFISNLQSEYGFRLGGNFLFEPSFLITPLGGFFSFIIVFIGFVASLYSLGYIKNMAKESNLSVFAAIFSFFILTMLLVVSSNNVFGFMVLWEIMTIISAFLLKFSDEPCSNKKVMIYLGISQIGAFCIITALLMLSYFANSSEFSEWVNLQIPKTAALVILILLFIGFSSKAGVFPLHVHSPLVYPLAKSNISALMSGAMSKIAIFGLIKFSLMIQILPGFALSVIIFGAISAILGISYALVQTQYKKLIAYSSVENIGIILLGVGVGFYGVSINEPTLILLGFVGGLFHALNHSVFKSLLFFGAGDIYLATGQKDMTNLGGLAKKMPLSAFFILIACISISALPPLNGFVSEWFIYRSMLFGGLDESLLTRAIFSLSIVALALSGALVVYAFIRLYGSIFCGVCKNENIDIKNRSLFIYFAMGILAISCIYLGIASNNILGMLTSVVLSLAPNTDLSVNINTISLPLIALLLCMLFILPFILYGLFGANMSRARESEPWACGFKFSPQMSMNSNSFVGDFKRLFGKLFKFKPKFSQNSYFEPAVYKNDTKDFWWDLLYEPIIKFNAFIADKIGVFQNGRSNFYVVYILIYLYAMLVAGFYFLGA from the coding sequence ATGCTTGAGTTTATCTATCTTGGATTTTTCTTACTTGGGATTTTAGGATTAGCAGGATATAAAGCGCCAAATTTGATATCATACGTCATTTTTACTCTTTTAAGCATACTTTGCTTCGTCGCAAGTATATTTTTTATATCGAACTTACAAAGCGAATACGGCTTTAGACTTGGCGGAAATTTTTTATTTGAACCTAGTTTTTTGATAACTCCGCTTGGAGGATTTTTTAGCTTTATCATCGTTTTTATAGGATTTGTGGCTAGTTTGTATTCGCTTGGCTATATAAAAAATATGGCAAAAGAATCAAATTTAAGCGTTTTTGCGGCTATATTTTCGTTTTTTATACTCACGATGCTACTTGTCGTATCTAGCAACAATGTCTTTGGTTTTATGGTTTTATGGGAGATTATGACTATAATCTCTGCGTTTTTACTTAAATTTAGCGATGAACCATGTAGCAATAAAAAAGTTATGATTTACCTTGGCATATCGCAAATAGGGGCATTTTGTATCATCACCGCTCTTTTGATGCTCTCATATTTTGCTAATAGTTCTGAGTTTAGCGAATGGGTAAATTTACAAATTCCTAAAACAGCGGCTCTTGTTATTTTAATACTTTTATTTATAGGATTTAGCAGCAAGGCAGGAGTTTTTCCTCTGCACGTTCATTCGCCACTAGTCTATCCATTAGCAAAGTCAAATATATCTGCTTTGATGAGCGGAGCTATGTCAAAGATAGCTATATTTGGACTTATTAAATTTAGTTTGATGATTCAAATTTTACCCGGTTTTGCTTTAAGCGTTATCATTTTTGGTGCAATTAGTGCAATTCTTGGCATATCTTACGCGTTAGTTCAAACACAATACAAAAAGCTTATAGCATATAGTTCAGTTGAAAATATCGGTATAATCTTACTTGGCGTAGGAGTTGGATTTTATGGCGTGAGTATAAACGAGCCTACTTTGATATTACTTGGTTTTGTAGGCGGACTTTTTCACGCTTTAAACCACTCTGTTTTTAAATCTCTTCTATTTTTTGGAGCTGGAGATATCTACCTAGCAACTGGTCAAAAAGATATGACAAACCTTGGCGGACTTGCTAAAAAGATGCCACTTAGTGCATTTTTTATTTTGATCGCTTGTATAAGTATATCGGCTCTTCCGCCATTAAACGGATTTGTTAGCGAATGGTTTATATACCGTTCTATGCTATTTGGCGGACTTGATGAGAGCTTACTAACAAGAGCTATATTTAGCCTTAGTATAGTAGCATTAGCCTTGAGTGGTGCTTTGGTTGTTTATGCTTTTATAAGGCTTTATGGGTCGATATTTTGTGGCGTTTGTAAAAACGAAAATATAGACATTAAAAATAGATCTTTGTTTATATATTTTGCAATGGGGATTTTAGCCATAAGCTGCATTTATCTAGGTATTGCCTCAAATAATATCTTAGGAATGCTTACAAGCGTAGTGCTTAGCTTAGCACCAAATACAGATCTTAGCGTAAATATAAACACTATCTCACTTCCACTTATAGCTTTACTGCTTTGTATGTTATTTATATTGCCATTTATATTGTATGGTTTATTTGGTGCAAATATGAGCAGAGCCAGAGAGAGCGAGCCTTGGGCTTGTGGATTTAAATTTAGTCCGCAAATGAGTATGAACTCAAATTCATTTGTCGGGGATTTTAAAAGATTGTTTGGCAAGTTATTTAAATTTAAGCCTAAATTTAGCCAAAATAGCTATTTTGAACCGGCGGTCTATAAGAACGATACCAAAGATTTTTGGTGGGATCTGCTTTATGAGCCGATTATTAAATTTAACGCATTTATAGCAGATAAAATAGGTGTTTTTCAAAACGGACGGAGCAACTTTTACGTAGTATATATACTAATTTATCTTTATGCTATGCTTGTAGCTGGATTTTACTTTTTGGGGGCTTAG
- a CDS encoding 4Fe-4S dicluster domain-containing protein yields the protein MGSNLDKKHKFVICDPELCIGCKACMKACSKEAYKRGKLAKPRLDVIKMTNGVMPNQCRQCDDAPCALVCPSAALRNENGYVEVYERLCVGCALCVNACPYGAIHLDSLEIPSNGSNLDEMDVCGDGFMSVAIKCDICDGRDGGSACVEVCPKGALVMLDPVTNEHKYGKKLKDGQNMSNFISKILNCPPPQIIIAQKEKPPKETLEAQQGEADA from the coding sequence ATGGGGTCAAATTTGGATAAAAAACATAAATTCGTGATCTGCGATCCTGAGCTTTGTATAGGTTGTAAAGCCTGTATGAAAGCGTGCAGTAAAGAGGCTTACAAACGCGGAAAATTAGCAAAACCTAGACTTGATGTTATAAAAATGACAAACGGCGTTATGCCAAATCAATGTCGTCAGTGCGATGACGCGCCTTGTGCGTTAGTATGTCCAAGCGCTGCGTTGCGCAACGAAAATGGATATGTTGAAGTGTATGAGCGACTTTGCGTAGGTTGCGCTTTATGTGTAAATGCTTGTCCATACGGTGCAATTCATCTTGATAGCTTAGAAATTCCATCAAACGGATCAAATTTAGACGAAATGGATGTATGCGGAGATGGTTTTATGAGTGTAGCTATAAAATGCGATATCTGCGATGGCAGAGATGGGGGAAGTGCTTGCGTAGAAGTCTGTCCAAAGGGCGCTTTAGTGATGCTTGATCCTGTCACAAATGAACACAAATACGGCAAAAAACTCAAAGACGGACAAAATATGTCAAATTTCATATCTAAGATTCTAAATTGTCCGCCACCTCAAATCATAATAGCACAAAAAGAAAAACCACCAAAAGAGACGCTAGAAGCGCAGCAAGGAGAAGCAGATGCTTGA
- the fliY gene encoding flagellar motor switch protein FliY, with protein sequence MMNKFLEVFVSETRTTVEGLTGHTLNLTDIGEFDADKQNGIKPPVVMANVSVSGDMDAKIVLLASPLLISAINDYMLGEEELSGNENIGDDELDASKEIFSNIMSAVSTNLNAQKELPKLNFEVTKVVFLDESGVLDLSSYQKLFLYTANIESLNEQLGIVVDLAFDKYFNKPAHGANKESGTHKIEIADEIKNIGLIMDVRLPIRVRIGSKKMLLKDVLSMDIGSVIELNQLANDPLEVLIGDKPVALGEVVIIDGNFGVQITEIGSKKERLEQLK encoded by the coding sequence ATGATGAATAAATTTTTAGAAGTATTTGTAAGCGAGACAAGAACTACCGTAGAGGGGCTAACTGGTCATACTTTAAATCTCACTGATATCGGCGAATTCGATGCAGATAAACAAAACGGGATAAAACCTCCAGTAGTCATGGCAAATGTAAGCGTAAGCGGAGATATGGATGCAAAAATAGTTCTACTAGCTTCCCCACTACTCATCAGTGCTATAAATGATTATATGTTAGGAGAAGAAGAGCTTAGCGGAAATGAAAATATAGGAGACGACGAACTAGACGCTAGCAAAGAGATATTTTCAAATATAATGAGTGCCGTATCTACAAATTTAAATGCACAAAAAGAACTTCCAAAGCTAAATTTTGAAGTTACAAAAGTAGTATTTTTAGACGAATCAGGGGTTTTAGATCTTAGCTCATATCAAAAACTATTTTTATATACGGCAAATATAGAATCACTAAATGAGCAATTAGGTATAGTTGTGGATTTGGCTTTTGATAAGTATTTTAATAAACCAGCTCACGGCGCAAATAAAGAATCAGGAACTCATAAGATTGAAATAGCAGATGAAATAAAAAATATAGGTCTTATCATGGACGTAAGACTTCCTATAAGAGTTAGGATAGGATCTAAAAAAATGTTACTAAAAGATGTATTATCCATGGATATAGGATCTGTTATAGAACTAAATCAACTAGCAAATGATCCTTTAGAAGTTCTTATAGGCGATAAACCGGTTGCTCTTGGCGAAGTCGTTATCATAGATGGAAACTTTGGAGTTCAGATCACTGAAATAGGTAGTAAAAAAGAGAGACTTGAACAATTAAAATAA
- the infC gene encoding translation initiation factor IF-3, whose amino-acid sequence MSKEKDVYLNEEIRAEQIRCVGDDGTAYGVISRDEALGIARRLGLDLVLIAPDAKPPVCKIMDYGKFRYQQEKKQKEAKKKQKVIEIKEIKLSVKIAQNDINYKIKHAQEFLEEGKHVKFRVFLKGREMATPEVGVAMLEKIWELVKGFAERDKAPILEGRYVNMLVTPKKG is encoded by the coding sequence TTGAGCAAAGAAAAAGACGTGTACCTAAACGAAGAGATTCGTGCAGAGCAGATAAGATGTGTGGGCGATGATGGCACTGCTTATGGTGTGATCAGCCGTGATGAGGCTTTAGGAATAGCAAGGCGTTTAGGGCTAGATCTAGTCCTTATCGCTCCTGATGCTAAACCACCGGTTTGTAAGATAATGGACTATGGTAAATTCCGTTATCAACAAGAGAAAAAACAGAAAGAAGCTAAGAAAAAACAGAAAGTTATCGAAATAAAAGAGATAAAACTCTCTGTAAAAATAGCCCAAAACGATATAAACTATAAAATCAAACACGCACAAGAATTTCTCGAAGAGGGCAAACACGTTAAATTTAGAGTTTTCCTAAAAGGACGTGAAATGGCTACCCCAGAAGTCGGTGTAGCAATGCTTGAAAAAATTTGGGAATTAGTAAAAGGTTTTGCAGAACGTGACAAGGCTCCTATTTTAGAGGGTCGCTACGTAAATATGCTAGTAACGCCTAAAAAAGGTTAG
- a CDS encoding RNA polymerase sigma factor FliA, translating to MNELKQKQLDAYKNAIKKEQDDLVVAYMPALKAMAFKLKARLPSSIDVSDLISVGAAAMVKLSRTYDKEQNDNFWGYVKQRVYGSMLDYLRSLDFISRGNRKLIKEIDNAIDEYFNKFECEPGDDYLANLLGIEESKIREARNLSDVSAVLPIDEQSQLLSDANVESKIEKDELIEKITEVLEDFDEREQTIIQLYYYEELNLKEMSEILGITESRISQIHKRLITKIRERLGF from the coding sequence ATGAACGAGTTAAAGCAAAAGCAGCTTGACGCATATAAAAATGCTATAAAAAAAGAGCAAGATGATCTTGTAGTAGCATATATGCCAGCACTAAAAGCTATGGCATTTAAACTAAAAGCTAGACTTCCTAGCTCTATAGATGTGAGTGATTTGATCAGCGTAGGAGCTGCTGCTATGGTAAAACTTTCTCGCACTTATGATAAAGAGCAAAATGATAATTTTTGGGGATATGTAAAACAAAGAGTTTATGGCTCTATGCTTGATTATCTAAGAAGTTTGGATTTTATAAGCAGAGGCAATAGAAAACTCATAAAAGAGATAGATAACGCAATCGATGAATATTTTAATAAATTTGAATGCGAACCAGGTGATGATTATTTAGCAAATTTACTAGGTATCGAAGAGAGCAAAATCAGAGAGGCTAGAAATTTAAGTGATGTATCTGCGGTACTTCCTATAGACGAACAATCCCAGCTTCTTAGTGATGCAAATGTAGAATCAAAGATAGAAAAAGACGAACTTATAGAAAAAATAACAGAAGTTTTAGAAGATTTTGATGAGCGTGAGCAGACGATTATCCAACTTTATTATTATGAAGAGTTAAATTTAAAAGAGATGAGTGAAATTTTAGGTATAACAGAGTCGAGAATTAGTCAAATTCATAAAAGGCTCATAACAAAAATCAGAGAAAGGCTAGGGTTTTAA
- a CDS encoding flagellin B, with the protein MGFRINTNIGAMNAHANSVITNRNLDSSLGKLSSGLRIQSAADDASGMSIADSLRAQANGLGQAIKNGNDAIGIVQTADKAMDEQIKILDTIKTKAIQAAQDGQNADSRRALQNDISRLLEELDNIAKTTSFNGQKLLNGNFSNKEFQIGAYSNETVKVNIGSTESGKIGYTRFETTGNIAFDKSGAAVGMNDLTIKFSGVDGYPTGYAFEKISKTVLDKDGLKAVADAINRVSDKTGIKANVNNKLTLSNVVGTGQIANLRINNVNIGTIDTKSGDSDGVLVNAINKVKDQTGVEASVENGRLTLIAKDGRAIKIAASSKLSVAAGYKGNISLMGFGVKGEQSSAITVLGHLTFIRQDARDIRVVFSTDKNGAGAARHGFSKEAGLNGSKMAQASVTLKDMNSGTISSKVAMAMGFYDTNNLDKMANAQQGGVNTFTGAQAMIDIAESAQKMLDSIRSDLGSVQNQLVSTINNITVTRVNVASAESQIRDVDFAEESANFSKFNILAQSGSYAMSQANTVQQNVLRLLQ; encoded by the coding sequence ATGGGATTTAGGATCAACACAAACATCGGTGCTATGAACGCACACGCAAACTCTGTCATAACCAACCGCAACCTTGATAGCTCTTTAGGTAAGCTTAGCTCAGGTCTTCGTATCCAGTCAGCTGCTGATGACGCTTCAGGTATGAGTATCGCTGATAGTCTTAGGGCTCAAGCAAATGGTCTTGGTCAAGCTATCAAAAATGGTAATGATGCTATCGGTATAGTTCAAACAGCTGATAAAGCTATGGACGAACAAATCAAAATTCTTGACACTATCAAAACCAAAGCTATCCAAGCAGCACAAGATGGTCAAAACGCCGACTCACGTCGTGCTCTTCAAAACGACATCTCAAGACTCCTTGAAGAGCTTGACAACATAGCTAAAACTACAAGTTTCAACGGACAAAAACTTCTAAACGGAAATTTCTCTAATAAAGAGTTCCAAATAGGTGCTTACTCAAATGAAACTGTTAAAGTAAATATCGGCTCGACTGAATCAGGTAAAATCGGCTATACTCGTTTTGAAACTACAGGAAATATAGCTTTTGATAAGAGTGGAGCTGCTGTAGGTATGAATGATTTGACTATTAAATTTAGCGGAGTTGATGGCTACCCTACTGGTTATGCCTTTGAAAAGATTTCTAAAACAGTCTTAGATAAAGATGGTCTAAAAGCAGTAGCTGATGCTATAAATAGAGTAAGTGATAAAACTGGCATAAAAGCAAATGTAAATAATAAGCTGACTTTATCTAATGTAGTCGGTACTGGTCAAATAGCAAATTTACGTATAAATAATGTCAATATCGGGACTATAGATACAAAGAGTGGAGACTCTGATGGAGTTCTAGTAAATGCCATAAATAAAGTAAAAGATCAAACCGGAGTTGAAGCATCTGTAGAAAACGGAAGATTAACACTTATAGCAAAAGATGGCAGAGCCATAAAAATAGCTGCTTCATCAAAACTCTCTGTTGCCGCTGGGTATAAAGGCAACATTAGCCTTATGGGCTTTGGAGTTAAAGGTGAGCAATCATCTGCAATTACAGTCTTAGGGCATCTTACCTTTATACGTCAAGATGCTAGAGATATAAGAGTTGTATTCTCAACAGATAAGAATGGTGCGGGTGCTGCAAGACATGGTTTTTCTAAGGAAGCTGGACTTAATGGCTCAAAAATGGCACAAGCTTCAGTAACTCTTAAAGATATGAACTCAGGAACAATAAGCTCAAAAGTAGCTATGGCAATGGGTTTTTATGATACTAATAATCTAGATAAAATGGCAAACGCTCAACAAGGCGGTGTAAATACATTTACTGGTGCTCAAGCTATGATAGATATCGCTGAATCAGCTCAAAAGATGTTAGATAGCATTCGTTCAGACCTTGGTTCGGTACAAAATCAGCTAGTAAGTACGATAAATAATATCACCGTTACTAGAGTAAATGTTGCATCAGCAGAAAGCCAAATCCGTGATGTTGATTTCGCTGAAGAGAGTGCAAACTTCTCTAAATTTAACATCCTTGCTCAAAGTGGTAGCTACGCGATGAGTCAAGCTAACACAGTGCAACAAAATGTCTTGAGACTATTACAATAG